Proteins encoded together in one Vigna angularis cultivar LongXiaoDou No.4 chromosome 5, ASM1680809v1, whole genome shotgun sequence window:
- the LOC108340341 gene encoding endoglucanase 5 has product MNMKNLNISLCVLLIALVRLGGSAPSSFNYGDALDKSLMFFEAQRSGKLPLQQRVKWRGDSGLQDGFQQGVDLVGGYYDAGDHVKFGLPMAYSVTMLAWGAIEFSKEITNLNQMGHALWAIKWGTDYFVKAHTQPNVLWGQVGDGVSDHYCWERAEDMTTSRGAYKIDEQHPGSDLAGETAAALAAAALAFRPYNSSYSGLLLVHAKQLFTFADRFRGLYDDSISSAQQFYTSSGYSDELLWAATWLHLATGDKYYLKYVVDNGVYMGGTGWAMKEFSWDNKYAGVQILLTKILLEGKAGPYADTLKQYQAKADYFSCACLQKNDGYNVQKTPGGLLYVREWNNMQYVSSASFLLAVYSNYLSATKANLNCPDGQTQPQELLNLVKSQADYILGNNPADMSYLVGYETKYPLHVHHRGASIASIFSLHSEVGCTQGFELWYKRAESNPNVIFGALVGGPDKNDGFSDDRSNYEQTEPTLSGSAPLVGIFAKLQSLHGNVGEGYNHNESPMPQQKTQSYNQDESQVPRQKTPSKYTGEKTASKTSEGAPVQFLHSISSSWTVGGATYYRHRVIIKNTSSRPISDLKLVVKDLTGSLWGLSSTEEKDTYALPQWQKVLNPGSECIFVYVQGGPQAKVSIKSFQ; this is encoded by the exons ATGAACATGAAGAACCTGAACATCTCTTTGTGCGTGCTTCTCATAGCTCTTGTTCGCTTAGGGGGAAGTGCAccatcaagcttcaactatggtgatGCCCTTGACAAGAGTTTGATGTTCTTTGAAGCACAAAGATCTGGTAAGCTACCACTGCAGCAGCGAGTCAAGTGGCGTGGTGATTCTGGCCTCCAAGATGGTTTTCAGCAAGGA GTGGACCTGGTGGGAGGGTACTATGACGCAGGAGATCATGTGAAGTTTGGGTTGCCAATGGCCTACAGTGTCACAATGCTTGCATGGGGAGCCATCGAATTCAGCAAGGAAATTACGAACTTGAACCAAATGGGACATGCATTATGGGCAATTAAATGGGGAACTGATTACTTTGTCAAAGCACACACTCAACCCAATGTTCTTTGGGGACAG GTGGGAGATGGAGTTTCTGATCATTACTGCTGGGAGCGTGCTGAAGACATGACTACATCAAGAGGTGCCTACAAAATTGATGAACAACACCCTGGCTCTGATCTGGCAGGTGAAACTGCAGCTGCATTGGCTGCTGCAGCTTTGGCTTTCAGGCCCTACAATTCTTCTTACTCTGGTCTTCTGCTAGTTCATGCAAAACAG CTCTTCACATTCGCAGATAGGTTCAGAGGTCTCTATGATGACTCTATTTCAAGTGCTCAGCAATTCTATACTTCTTCCGGTTACTCA GATGAATTATTATGGGCTGCCACGTGGCTACACCTGGCAACTGGAGATAAATACTACCTAAAGTATGTGGTGGACAATGGTGTATACATGGGTGGAACTGGCTGGGCAATGAAAGAGTTCTCTTGGGACAACAAATATGCTGGTGTGCAGATCCTCCTAACAAAG ATATTACTGGAAGGGAAAGCTGGTCCTTATGCTGATACACTAAAGCAATACCAGGCCAAGGCAGATTATTTTTCGTGTGCCTGCTTGCAAAAGAATGATGGTTACAATGTCCAGAAAACACCAG GTGGCTTACTATATGTACGTGAATGGAACAACATGCAGTATGTTTCTTCTGCTTCATTCCTTTTAGCTGTTTACTCTAATTACCTCTCAGCAACAAAAGCAAATCTCAACTGCCCAGATGGACAAACTCAGCCTCAGGAGCTCCTCAACCTTGTTAAGTCTCAG GCTGATTATATCCTTGGTAATAACCCAGCTGATATGAGCTACTTGGTTGGATATGAAACAAAATATCCTCTTCATGTTCACCACAGGGGCGCTTCCATTGCTTCAATCTTTTCTCTTCACAGTGAGGTTGGCTGCACTCAAGGATTTGAGCTGTGGTATAAGCGTGCTGAGTCAAATCCTAATGTCATCTTTGGTGCCCTCGTGGGTGGTCCAGATAAAAATGATGGCTTCTCTGATGACAGATCTAATTATGAACAAACTGAGCCTACACTTTCAGGTTCTGCTCCTCTTGTGGGCATCTTTGCTAAACTGCAGAGTTTGCATGGTAATGTAGGTGAAG GTTACAACCATAATGAATCACCAATGCCCCAACAAAAAACACAAA GTTACAACCAAGATGAATCACAAGTGCCCCGACAAAAAACACCGA GCAAATATACAGGGGAAAAAACGGCATCTAAAACATCAGAAG GCGCCCCGGTGCAATTTCTTCACTCAATAAGTAGCTCATGGACTGTTGGAGGTGCAACCTATTACCGTCACAGGGTGATAATCAAGAATACTTCTTCGAGGCCAATTTCAGATCTTAAGTTGGTAGTTAAGGACCTCACAGGCTCTTTATGGGGTCTCTCTTCAACAGAAGAAAAGGACACCTATGCACTTCCTCAATGGCAGAAGGTTTTGAATCCTGGCTCTGAGTGTATATTTGTATATGTTCAAGGCGGACCCCAGGCCAAAGTTTCCATTAAGAGCTTCCAATGA
- the LOC108338923 gene encoding uncharacterized protein LOC108338923, whose amino-acid sequence MATNFQYDKTSATTFLEQLELHQEIIPLLIEVCSSHPSLLDNRQGKSRDFVQGSLNALGKVLLFLKTNKVRDMNDDNCHHLQVAWRELQYFNFNLEWLKPYVDSAVEMRNHVKKFRKVKEMEANINILEYRKNDLEYRKNDLEYRKNDLEYRKNDLEYRKNDLEKQQDILRNRISDMSLNIEIMKKEMETRKEGYVELDMSAELEYPK is encoded by the coding sequence ATGGCTACAAATTTTCAATACGACAAAACTTCAGCTACAACTTTTCTTGAGCAACTAGAGTTGCATCAAGAAATCATACCACTTTTGATCGAAGTATGTTCAAGTCATCCATCTCTCCTTGATAACCGCCAGGGAAAAAGTAGAGATTTTGTGCAAGGTTCTCTCAACGCACTGGGTAAAGTTCTCCTATTTTTGAAAACCAATAAAGTCAGAGATATGAATGATGATAACTGTCATCATCTACAAGTAGCATGGAGAGaacttcaatattttaattttaaccttGAGTGGCTCAAGCCATATGTTGATTCTGCTGTGGAGATGAGAAATCACGTTAAGAAGTTTCGCAAGGTAAAAGAAATGGAAGCAAATATCAACATACTGGAGTACCGAAAGAATGATTTAGAGTACCGAAAGAATGATTTAGAGTACCGAAAGAATGATTTAGAGTACCGAAAGAATGATTTAGAGTACCGAAAGAATGATTTAGAGAAGCAACAAGATATATTGAGGAATAGGATTTCTGACATGAGTCTAAACattgaaataatgaaaaaagaGATGGAGACAAGAAAAGAAGGGTATGTCGAATTGGATATGAGCGCAGAACTTGAATatccaaaataa
- the LOC108339912 gene encoding uncharacterized protein LOC108339912 isoform X1 has translation MEKEKEMAEGVLQFDETTISAQRAARSGSWRMFKKILEKDPKRLMEPFDLFGNTAIHIATRSNNPGLLRELLEMLSEKERWHALRKGNCVNNTLLHEIIFCTTVEMAAVVLKFENEAAPEDIPEEKKRLPLLEIINDSGETPLFRAAKLGRLKMLKYMVNHAEGDIRRLFVRLDKYSILHASILGQFFDVAIWLLNMDEKLAQHKDMNGMTCLQLLSNMPLVFRSQAPAMGAVKNLIYNMLPEEGYEIHDDDENGSADDYTRQRNDIESGQQDKAKLPSSVLSRINYAVWRTLAKEFDGIGRIWQLKKQHKLAKHLSELLVEKDFSWQISFHENFQPLIVLPVLSSKSDRIKHLHHTKEMHKINSEMSRSRSYRPITTATTHSQNYTSLLMAAGSGIVEIVGKIIDRFPEAICHVSQDQHNVLHMAVKHRQLKIFNMLKKHSAFKSLIFRITAEGRTLLHQISRMEFYVEQHLPGVAFQLQDELRWYERVKNIVPTYYLMHCDKDGLTAEDVLEMEHREMHKEAKGWIKETAQSCSTVAVLVATVVFAAAYTIPGGTNQNNGTPLFLGSRVFLFYTVTDVVALVSSLASVVMFLSILTSPFELWDFRRSLPQKLSLGFACLFFSLVCTMLTFSATVLLTIRLENHQKWASVLFCCAVFFPVAFFWRMQFPLYKMIQRLAKRLFKTLRQAVPTTFVKYVIKIIFYCKKNDVQRS, from the exons atggagaaagagaaagaaatggCAGAAGGAGTGTTGCAGTTTGATGAGACAACGATAAGCGCTCAAAGAGCTGCAAGGAGTGGAAGCTGGAGAATGTTCAAGAAAATCTTGGAGAAAGACCCAAAGCGTTTGATGGAGCCTTTTGACTTGTTTGGGAACACTGCCATTCACATTGCAACACGTTCCAACAATCCAGGGCTTCTCCGTGAGTTGTTGGAAATGCTGAGTGAGAAGGAGAGGTGGCATGCATTGAGGAAGGGAAATTGTGTGAATAACACCCTTCTCCATGAGATCATCTTCTGTACTACGGTGGAGATGGCTGCTGTTGTGTTGAAGTTTGAGAATGAGGCTGCACCAGAAGACATAccagaagaaaagaaaagactgCCATTGCTAGAGATCATAAATGACTCAGGTGAAACCCCTCTCTTCAGGGCTGCTAAACTCGGCAGGCTTAAGATGCTCAAGTATATGGTCAATCATGCTGAGGGTGACATAAGAAGGCTTTTTGTTAGACTTGACAAATATTCCATTCTTCATGCAAGCATTCTTGGACAGTTTTTTG ATGTTGCTATCTGGTTGTTGAATATGGATGAGAAACTAGCTCAACACAAGGATATGAATGGAATGACATGTCTTCAACTTCTATCTAATATGCCACTTGTATTTAGGAGCCAAGCCCCTGCCATGGGAGCAGTGAAGAATCTTATATATAACA TGCTTCCTGAGGAAGGATATGAAAtccatgatgatgatgaaaatggCAGTGCTGATGACTACACACGTCAAAGGAACGATATAGAAAGTGGCCAACAAGACAAGGCAAAGTTGCCTAGTTCAG TTCTTTCGAGGATCAACTATGCTGTTTGGAGAACTCTGGCAAAAG AGTTTGATGGGATTGGACGTATATGGCAACTAAAGAAGCAGCATAAATTAGCAAAGCATCTTTCTGAGTTGTTAGTGGAGAAGGACTTTTCATGGCAGATTTCGTTTCACGAAAACTTCCAACCCTTGATTGTATTGCCGGTTCTTTCCTCCAAATCCGACAGGATAAAACACCTTCACCACACGAAGGAGATGCACAAGATCAACAGTGAAATGTCTCGTTCCAGAAGTTACAGACCTATAACCACCGCAACAACCCATTCTCAGAACTACACGTCACTTCTCATGGCAGCTGGATCAGGAATCGTGGAAATCGTTGGGAAAATCATTGACAGGTTTCCGGAGGCCATTTGTCACGTTAGCCAGGATCAACACAACGTTCTACACATGGCTGTGAAGCACCGTCAGCTGAAGATCTTTAACATGCTAAAGAAACATTCAGCATTCAAATCATTGATATTCCGGATAACAGCAGAAGGTCGTACTCTCTTGCACCAAATTTCGAGAATGGAATTTTACGTAGAACAGCACCTACCTGGTGTTGCATTCCAACTCCAAGACGAGTTACGCTGGTACGAA CGAGTGAAAAACATTGTTCCAACATACTACCTGATGCACTGCGACAAAGACGGGCTAACAGCGGAAGATGTTTTGGAAATGGAACATCGGGAGATGCACAAAGAAGCAAAAGGGTGGATTAAGGAAACGGCGCAGTCATGCTCAACCGTGGCTGTCCTTGTAGCCACGGTGGTTTTTGCGGCGGCCTACACCATCCCAGGTGGCACTAATCAGAACAATGGCACGCCTTTGTTTCTGGGTTCTCGTGTGTTCCTGTTTTACACCGTGACGGACGTTGTGGCACTTGTGAGCTCACTGGCATCAGTGGTGATGTTTCTGTCAATCCTGACATCCCCTTTTGAGCTGTGGGATTTCCGAAGGTCTCTGCCGCAAAAACTGAGCTTAGGGTTTGCATGTCTCTTCTTCTCGCTGGTGTGCACGATGCTGACATTCAGTGCAACAGTTTTGCTGACCATTCGGTTGGAGAATCACCAGAAATGGGCTTCGGTTTTGTTTTGCTGTGCTGTGTTCTTTCCTGTGGCATTCTTTTGGAGAATGCAATTTCCACTTTACAAGATGATTCAGCGTCTCGCCAAGCGCCTCTTCAAGACGCTAAGACAAGCAGTGCCGACAACGTTTGTcaaatatgttataaaaataatattttattgcaAAAAGAATGATGTGCAACGTTCATAA
- the LOC108340686 gene encoding photosystem II stability/assembly factor HCF136, chloroplastic, with protein MATLQFTFIDSTSLFRPSLHSSRTFPRNRSLLIKASSSSSSDDISRSRRRFLAETAAISVSLPHFPARAEDTLSEWERVYLPIDPGVVLLDIAFVPDDPNHGFLLGTRQTILETKDGGNTWAPRSIPSAEDEDFNYRFNSISFKGKEGWIVGKPAILLYTADAGESWERIPLSAELPGDMVYIKATGEKSAEMVTDEGAIYVTANRGYNWRAAVQETVSATLNRTVSSGISGASYYTGTFNTVNRSPDGRYVAVSSRGNFYLTWEPGQPFWQPHNRAVARRIQNMGWRADGGLWLLVRGGGLYLSKGTGLTEEFEEVPVQSRGFGILDVGYRSTDEAWAAGGSGILLRTTNGGQSWIRDKAADNIAANLYSVKFIDDKKGFVLGNDGVLLRYLG; from the exons ATGGCCACTCTGCAATTCACCTTCATCGACTCAACCTCCTTGTTCAGGCCTTCTCTACATTCTTCGCGAACCTTCCCTCGGAATCGAAGCCTTCTCAtcaaagcttcttcttcttcttcttccgaCGACATTTCTCGGAGCAGGAGACGCTTCCTCGCCGAAACTGCCGCAATATCGGTTTCGCTTCCTCACTTTCCGGCAAGGGCCGAAGACACGCTTTCGGAGTGGGAGAGAGTGTACCTCCCTATCGACCCCGGCGTCGTGCTTCTCGACATCGCTTTTGTCCCTGACGACCCCAACCATG GTTTTCTTCTCGGGACGAGGCAAACAATTCTGGAGACGAAGGACGGAGGAAACACTTGGGCTCCGCGTTCGATTCCCTCTGCCGAAGATGAAGATTTCAACTACCGCTTTAATTCTATCAGTTTCAAGGGGAAGGAAGGCTGGATAGTTGGAAAACCTGCGATTCTGTTGTACACTGCTGATGCTGGAGAAAGCTGGGAGAGGATACCTCTCAGCGCTGAACTTCCAGGGGATATG GTGTACATAAAAGCGACTGGTGAGAAGAGTGCAGAGATGGTCACTGACGAAGGTGCAATATACGTTACTGCTAACAGGGGTTACAACTGGAGAGCTGCTGTTCAGGAAACTGTGTCAGCTACTCTTAACAG AACAGTTTCTAGTGGTATTAGTGGTGCAAGCTATTACACTGGGACTTTCAATACTGTCAATCGCTCTCCAGATGGAAGGTATGTTGCAGTCTCAAGTCGGGGCAACTTCTACTTAACCTGGGAGCCTGGTCAG ccGTTCTGGCAGCCACATAATAGAGCAGTTGCCAGAAGAATACAGAACATGGGATGGAGAGCTGATGGTGGTCTTTGGCTTCTTGTTCGTGGAGGTGGTCTTTATCTCAGCAAGGGCACAGGT TTAACTGAAGAATTTGAGGAGGTTCCTGTTCAAAGCCGGGGTTTTGGCATTCTTGATGTCGGATATCGTTCAACG GATGAGGCTTGGGCAGCAGGAGGAAGTGGTATTCTTTTGAGAACTACTAATGGTGGCCAGTCATGGATCCGTGACAAAGCTGCTGACAACATTGCTGCAAATTTATACTCAGTGAA GTTCATTGATGACAAGAAGGGATTTGTGTTGGGGAATGATGGAGTTTTGCTTCGCTACCTTGGATAG
- the LOC108340339 gene encoding lignin-forming anionic peroxidase-like, with the protein MAHRNPSIGFVVTTLVLLATACDAQLSSKFYDSTCPNALSTIRTVIRTAVSKERRMAASLIRLHFHDCFVQGCDASILLDDSSSIESEKTALQNVNSVRGFNVIDQAKTEVEKVCPGTVSCADILAVAARDASFAVGGPSWTVKLGRRDSTTASKSEATSDLPLFTDDLDTLISRFEKKGLTAKDMVTLSGAHTIGQAQCFTFRGRIYNNASDIDAGFASTRQRGCPLVVNEDNDKKLAALDLVTPNSFDNNYFNNLIQKKGLLHSDQVLFSGGSTDSIVSEYSKNPTTFKSDFAAAMIKMGDIQPLTGSAGIIRNICSSIN; encoded by the exons ATGGCACATAGAAATCCAAGCATAGGTTTTGTTGTCACTACGTTGGTGTTGTTAGCTACAGCATGTGATGCACAATTGTCTTCTAAGTTTTATGACAGTACATGTCCCAATGCACTTTCCACCATCAGAACTGTCATTCGTACTGCAGTTTCTAAGGAACGCCGAATGGCTGCTTCTCTTATTCGTCTTCATTTTCACGACTGCTTTGTTCAG GGTTGTGATGCATCGATTTTGCTTGATGATAGCTCCTCCATCGAAAGTGAAAAGACTGCACTTCAGAATGTTAACTCAGTAAGGGGATTTAACGTCATCGATCAAGCAAAAACTGAGGTGGAGAAGGTTTGTCCAGGAACTGTATCATGTGCAGACATTTTAGCAGTAGCTGCTCGTGATGCATCATTTGCT GTGGGTGGTCCATCATGGACTGTGAAACTTGGAAGAAGAGATTCTACCACAGCAAGCAAAAGTGAAGCTACCAGTGACCTTCCACTTTTCACAGACGATCTTGACACTCTTATTTCTAGATTCGAAAAGAAGGGACTCACTGCAAAAGACATGGTTACTCTATCTG GTGCTCACACAATTGGGCAAGCTCAATGTTTCACATTCCGTGGAAGGATTTACAACAATGCAAGTGACATTGATGCTGGATTTGCAAGCACTCGTCAACGGGGTTGTCCATTAGTTGTCAATGAAGATAATGACAAGAAATTGGCAGCACTAGATTTGGTGACACCTAATTCATTTGACAACAACTACTTCAACAATTTGATTCAGAAGAAGGGTCTTCTTCACTCAGATCAAGTTCTATTCAGTGGAGGTTCTACAGACTCTATTGTGTCCGAATACAGCAAAAATCCCACAACCTTTAAGTCTGACTTTGCAGCTGCTATGATCAAAATGGGAGATATTCAGCCTTTAACCGGTTCAGCTGGAATTATCAGAAACATTTGCAGTTCTATCAACTAA
- the LOC108339962 gene encoding lignin-forming anionic peroxidase-like produces the protein MACRTSSIASFVVITLVLLATISDAQLSSKFYDNTCPNALSTIRTVIRTAVSKERRMAASLIRLHFHDCFVQGCDASILLDDSSSIESEKTAPQNFNSVRGFNVIDQAKTEVEKVCPGVVSCADIVAVAARDASFAVGGPSWTVKLGRRDSTTASKIEATDDLPRFTDDVDILISRFDKKGLTARDMVTLSGAHTIGQAQCSTFRGRIYNNASDIDAGFASTRQRGCPLVVSDDNDKKLAALDLVTPNSFDNNYFKNLIQKKGLLHSDQVLFSGGSTDSIVSEYSKNPTTFKSDFAAAMIKMGDIEPLTGSAGIIRKICSSVN, from the exons ATGGCGTGCAGAACTTCAAGCATAGCAAGTTTTGTTGTCATTACGTTGGTGTTGTTAGCCACAATATCTGATGCACAATTGTCTTCTAAGTTTTATGACAATACATGTCCCAATGCACTTTCCACCATCAGAACTGTCATTCGTACTGCAGTTTCTAAAGAACGTCGCATGGCTGCATCTCTCATTCGTCTTCATTTTCACGATTGTTTTGTTCAG GGTTGTGATGCATCAATTTTGCTTGATGATAGCTCCTCCATCGAGAGCGAAAAGACTGCACCTCAGAATTTTAACTCAGTTAGAGGATTTAACGTCATTGATCAAGCAAAAACTGAGGTGGAGAAAGTGTGTCCAGGAGTTGTATCATGTGCAGACATTGTGGCAGTAGCTGCTCGTGATGCATCATTTGCT GTGGGTGGTCCATCATGGACTGTGAAGCTTGGAAGAAGAGATTCTACCACAGCAAGCAAAATTGAAGCCACTGATGACCTTCCACGTTTTACAGACGATGTTGACATTCTTATTTCTAGATTCGACAAGAAGGGACTCACTGCCAGAGACATGGTTACTCTATCTG GTGCTCACACAATTGGACAAGCTCAGTGTTCGACATTCCGTGGAAGGATTTACAACAATGCAAGTGATATTGATGCTGGATTTGCAAGCACTCGTCAACGGGGTTGTCCATTAGTTGTCAGTGATGATAATGACAAGAAATTGGCAGCGCTAGACTTGGTGACACCTAATTCATTTGACAACAACTACTTCAAGAATTTGATTCAGAAGAAGGGTCTTCTTCACTCAGATCAAGTTCTATTCAGTGGAGGCTCTACAGATTCTATTGTGTCCGAATACAGCAAAAATCCTACAACTTTTAAGTCTGACTTTGCAGCTGCTATGATCAAAATGGGAGATATTGAACCGTTAACCGGATCAGCTGGAATCATCAGAAAGATTTGCAGCTCTGTCAACTAA
- the LOC108339912 gene encoding uncharacterized protein LOC108339912 isoform X2, producing the protein MEKEKEMAEGVLQFDETTISAQRAARSGSWRMFKKILEKDPKRLMEPFDLFGNTAIHIATRSNNPGLLRELLEMLSEKERWHALRKGNCVNNTLLHEIIFCTTVEMAAVVLKFENEAAPEDIPEEKKRLPLLEIINDSGETPLFRAAKLGRLKMLKYMVNHAEGDIRRLFVRLDKYSILHASILGQFFDVAIWLLNMDEKLAQHKDMNGMTCLQLLSNMPLVFRSQAPAMGAVKNLIYNMLPEEGYEIHDDDENGSADDYTRQRNDIESGQQDKAKLPSSVLSRINYAVWRTLAKEFDGIGRIWQLKKQHKLAKHLSELLVEKDFSWQISFHENFQPLIVLPVLSSKSDRIKHLHHTKEMHKINSEMSRSRSYRPITTATTHSQNYTSLLMAAGSGIVEIVGKIIDRFPEAICHVSQDQHNVLHMAVKHRQLKIFNMLKKHSAFKSLIFRITAEGRTLLHQISRMEFYVEQHLPGVAFQLQDELRCE; encoded by the exons atggagaaagagaaagaaatggCAGAAGGAGTGTTGCAGTTTGATGAGACAACGATAAGCGCTCAAAGAGCTGCAAGGAGTGGAAGCTGGAGAATGTTCAAGAAAATCTTGGAGAAAGACCCAAAGCGTTTGATGGAGCCTTTTGACTTGTTTGGGAACACTGCCATTCACATTGCAACACGTTCCAACAATCCAGGGCTTCTCCGTGAGTTGTTGGAAATGCTGAGTGAGAAGGAGAGGTGGCATGCATTGAGGAAGGGAAATTGTGTGAATAACACCCTTCTCCATGAGATCATCTTCTGTACTACGGTGGAGATGGCTGCTGTTGTGTTGAAGTTTGAGAATGAGGCTGCACCAGAAGACATAccagaagaaaagaaaagactgCCATTGCTAGAGATCATAAATGACTCAGGTGAAACCCCTCTCTTCAGGGCTGCTAAACTCGGCAGGCTTAAGATGCTCAAGTATATGGTCAATCATGCTGAGGGTGACATAAGAAGGCTTTTTGTTAGACTTGACAAATATTCCATTCTTCATGCAAGCATTCTTGGACAGTTTTTTG ATGTTGCTATCTGGTTGTTGAATATGGATGAGAAACTAGCTCAACACAAGGATATGAATGGAATGACATGTCTTCAACTTCTATCTAATATGCCACTTGTATTTAGGAGCCAAGCCCCTGCCATGGGAGCAGTGAAGAATCTTATATATAACA TGCTTCCTGAGGAAGGATATGAAAtccatgatgatgatgaaaatggCAGTGCTGATGACTACACACGTCAAAGGAACGATATAGAAAGTGGCCAACAAGACAAGGCAAAGTTGCCTAGTTCAG TTCTTTCGAGGATCAACTATGCTGTTTGGAGAACTCTGGCAAAAG AGTTTGATGGGATTGGACGTATATGGCAACTAAAGAAGCAGCATAAATTAGCAAAGCATCTTTCTGAGTTGTTAGTGGAGAAGGACTTTTCATGGCAGATTTCGTTTCACGAAAACTTCCAACCCTTGATTGTATTGCCGGTTCTTTCCTCCAAATCCGACAGGATAAAACACCTTCACCACACGAAGGAGATGCACAAGATCAACAGTGAAATGTCTCGTTCCAGAAGTTACAGACCTATAACCACCGCAACAACCCATTCTCAGAACTACACGTCACTTCTCATGGCAGCTGGATCAGGAATCGTGGAAATCGTTGGGAAAATCATTGACAGGTTTCCGGAGGCCATTTGTCACGTTAGCCAGGATCAACACAACGTTCTACACATGGCTGTGAAGCACCGTCAGCTGAAGATCTTTAACATGCTAAAGAAACATTCAGCATTCAAATCATTGATATTCCGGATAACAGCAGAAGGTCGTACTCTCTTGCACCAAATTTCGAGAATGGAATTTTACGTAGAACAGCACCTACCTGGTGTTGCATTCCAACTCCAAGACGAGTTACGCTG CGAGTGA